The following proteins are co-located in the Haloplanus sp. HW8-1 genome:
- a CDS encoding ester cyclase: MEHAPSESERVARDYLESVWNERGYDEIRSLVSESFVMYDPAALAADVSGTWDEIHGRDGLETFIRGVVAGFPDFQVTVHRMLSEDDAVMYDGRLRMTHEGTFFGVPPTGRRVEVRYMGQIEVADGMIEEHRVYPPILKIAKQLGFTSLTVVPYLPRLAWGLLTRRR, encoded by the coding sequence ATGGAACACGCGCCATCCGAATCCGAACGTGTCGCACGCGACTACCTGGAGTCCGTCTGGAACGAGCGCGGATACGACGAGATCCGGTCTCTGGTCTCTGAGTCGTTCGTGATGTACGATCCGGCAGCACTCGCGGCGGACGTCTCCGGGACCTGGGACGAAATCCACGGCCGCGACGGCTTAGAGACGTTCATCCGGGGCGTCGTGGCGGGCTTCCCCGACTTTCAGGTGACGGTCCACAGGATGCTCTCCGAGGACGACGCGGTGATGTACGACGGGCGATTGAGGATGACTCACGAGGGGACGTTCTTCGGAGTCCCGCCGACCGGACGGCGGGTCGAGGTTCGGTATATGGGACAGATCGAGGTCGCTGACGGTATGATCGAAGAACACCGGGTCTATCCGCCCATACTGAAGATCGCGAAGCAACTCGGGTTCACCTCCCTCACCGTGGTTCCCTACCTGCCGCGACTCGCGTGGGGACTGCTCACGCGACGGCGATAG
- a CDS encoding GMC family oxidoreductase N-terminal domain-containing protein codes for MVADSYDAVVVGAGGDGPVAAWKLAEVGLSVLILEAGPFHGNEKWPNPHEEPGGEASASVEDLSGDLLDEQFTTREFEMLNELLFGPADHERGFWFRKFPGDGAILQCAGVGGTTLHYLGNHPRAYPASIDEQGHWPIDYADLIPYYKEVEAMCDVAPAPQTAKEELFVRGAEAAGWDLLDDRNVTEPGYRPQPNAIKQPDERLHVDADYDGDFTSPDIKGDTLALGNITGNPHPRGAPFEEKAKRASNVSFVPPALETGNVTVRPNAFVTDVTTETALGDSPTVTGVEFRDTWSGAEESVSADVVVLAAGAVETPRLWLNSDLPANDWVGRGMTIHLPDSVMGLWDDDDLEESIGKPTVDQHHGQDSAVRFDYPGVGMFQPITAGPGIGAFLGFGASASGFAFQNDPAEAPWDTMGRLAGRELKEILADYRRMLPLFILTDDRPHKRNGISVAPGIADEHGPVAQVNFEPSEGDRLRRDDLAEIAAEILREAGASYVHRSDSPPTAIHIQSTMAMGKVVDEACEAYDVDRLFVADHSALANGIGGPNPTNTGQALAARTGERIVERYF; via the coding sequence ATGGTCGCTGACAGCTACGATGCCGTGGTGGTTGGCGCGGGGGGTGATGGCCCGGTGGCGGCCTGGAAGTTGGCCGAGGTGGGATTGTCGGTACTGATCCTGGAGGCAGGCCCCTTCCACGGCAACGAGAAGTGGCCAAACCCCCACGAGGAGCCCGGCGGTGAGGCCTCCGCCAGCGTCGAGGATCTGAGCGGCGACCTCCTCGACGAACAGTTCACCACCCGCGAGTTCGAGATGCTGAACGAACTGCTGTTCGGGCCGGCCGACCACGAGCGGGGGTTCTGGTTCCGGAAATTTCCGGGTGACGGGGCGATCCTCCAGTGTGCCGGTGTCGGCGGCACCACGCTGCACTACCTCGGCAACCACCCCCGTGCGTACCCGGCGTCGATCGACGAGCAGGGCCACTGGCCCATCGACTACGCCGACCTCATCCCCTACTACAAAGAGGTCGAAGCGATGTGCGATGTCGCTCCCGCGCCCCAGACCGCCAAAGAGGAACTGTTCGTCCGCGGGGCCGAGGCGGCGGGGTGGGACCTGCTCGACGACAGGAACGTAACCGAACCCGGCTACCGTCCCCAGCCCAACGCGATCAAGCAACCCGACGAGCGCCTCCACGTCGACGCCGACTACGACGGCGACTTCACCTCCCCCGACATCAAGGGCGACACCCTCGCACTCGGCAACATCACGGGTAACCCCCACCCGCGGGGCGCACCGTTCGAGGAGAAGGCCAAACGCGCGAGCAACGTCAGCTTCGTTCCGCCAGCTCTCGAGACGGGTAATGTGACCGTTCGGCCCAACGCTTTCGTGACCGATGTCACGACCGAGACTGCCCTCGGCGACTCCCCGACCGTGACCGGCGTCGAGTTCCGCGACACGTGGTCGGGGGCCGAGGAGTCGGTGTCGGCCGATGTGGTCGTCCTCGCGGCAGGGGCGGTCGAGACGCCGCGGCTCTGGCTCAACTCCGACCTCCCGGCGAACGACTGGGTCGGCCGCGGGATGACAATCCACCTCCCGGACAGCGTGATGGGTCTGTGGGACGACGACGACCTAGAGGAGTCCATCGGCAAGCCGACCGTCGACCAGCATCACGGACAGGACAGCGCTGTCCGGTTCGACTATCCCGGCGTCGGCATGTTCCAGCCGATAACCGCAGGCCCGGGCATCGGGGCGTTTCTGGGTTTCGGCGCCAGCGCCTCGGGGTTCGCCTTCCAGAACGATCCCGCCGAGGCCCCCTGGGACACGATGGGGCGCCTGGCCGGGCGGGAACTCAAAGAAATCCTCGCCGACTATCGACGGATGCTCCCGCTGTTCATCCTGACGGACGATCGGCCCCACAAGCGCAACGGCATCTCAGTCGCACCCGGGATCGCGGACGAACACGGACCGGTCGCCCAGGTCAACTTCGAGCCGAGCGAGGGCGACCGGCTGCGGCGGGACGACCTCGCCGAGATTGCCGCCGAGATCCTCCGGGAGGCAGGCGCCTCCTACGTCCACCGCTCGGACTCCCCCCCGACGGCGATCCACATCCAGAGCACGATGGCGATGGGGAAGGTCGTCGACGAGGCCTGCGAGGCCTACGACGTCGACCGGCTGTTCGTCGCCGACCATTCGGCGCTCGCCAACGGGATCGGCGGGCCGAACCCGACGAACACGGGCCAAGCGCTCGCCGCCCGGACGGGGGAGAGGATCGTGGAACGATACTTCTGA
- a CDS encoding VOC family protein produces the protein MTDSAIPQVDVALPEVSHVAFVVDDLEESMRRFGALFGMEPWVTYRYEPPRLTDATYRGEPAEYSMRVAVTDVGGPVDLTTTVVSGGTLQRVVGWLTALRDRLGLRPGSDGGEVLSSFPNPGVPGLNVELIEPLDGPSTYTEHLDAGGTGIHHIGCFAFDDPRAAVERYEDAGIQVVQSGRFEGLKFWYLDMREELDGVLLEIAANLWAVPSPDGVYPE, from the coding sequence ATGACCGACAGCGCGATTCCGCAGGTGGATGTGGCGCTCCCGGAGGTCTCCCACGTCGCGTTCGTCGTCGATGACCTTGAAGAGAGCATGCGCCGGTTCGGGGCCCTCTTCGGGATGGAGCCGTGGGTTACGTACCGCTACGAGCCACCGCGCCTGACCGACGCGACCTACCGCGGGGAGCCGGCGGAGTACTCGATGCGGGTGGCGGTGACGGACGTCGGCGGACCGGTCGACCTGACGACGACGGTCGTCTCCGGGGGGACGCTACAGCGGGTCGTTGGCTGGCTCACGGCGTTGCGCGACCGGCTCGGACTGCGACCCGGATCGGACGGCGGCGAGGTGCTGTCGTCGTTCCCGAACCCGGGGGTCCCAGGGCTGAACGTCGAGTTGATCGAACCGCTCGACGGGCCGAGTACGTACACGGAACACCTCGACGCCGGCGGCACGGGCATCCACCACATCGGCTGCTTCGCCTTCGACGACCCGCGCGCCGCCGTCGAGCGCTACGAGGACGCGGGCATCCAAGTCGTCCAGAGCGGGCGCTTCGAGGGGCTCAAGTTCTGGTACCTCGATATGCGTGAGGAACTCGACGGCGTACTCCTCGAGATCGCGGCGAACCTCTGGGCGGTCCCGTCGCCCGACGGGGTCTACCCCGAGTGA
- a CDS encoding GMC family oxidoreductase N-terminal domain-containing protein encodes MVADSYDAVVVGAGGDGPVAAWKLAEVGLSVLILEAGPFHGNEKWPNPHEEPGGEASSSVEDLSGDLLDEQFTTREFEMINNLVFGPADHERGFWFRKFPGDGAILQCAGVGGTTLHYTGCHPRAYPASIDEQGHWPIDYADLIPYYKEVEAMCEVTPAPVTAKEQLFFRGAEAAGWELIEDLNVTEAGYRPQPNAIRQPDPKLHVDEGYAGDFTYPDVEGDTLALGNIAGNPHPRGAPFEEKAKRASNVSFVPPALETGNVTVRPNAFVTDVTTETALGDSPTVTGVEFRDTWSGTTETVDAEVVILAAGAIETPRLWLNSDLPANDWVGRGLTIHFGDNIMGLWDADDLTEPLGKETIDQHEGQDIAARFDYPGVGMLQTIGTAPGIGAILGFGASASGFAFQNDPAEAPWDTMGRLRGAELKRLLSDYRRMLQVLVVTDDRPHKRNGISVAPGIADEHGPIPIVNYEPSEGDRRRRDELAEIAAEILREAGASHVHRSDSPPTALHVHSTMRMGQVVDEACEAYDVDRLFVADHSALANGVGGANPTNTGQALAARTADEINKRYFQ; translated from the coding sequence ATGGTCGCTGACAGCTACGACGCCGTGGTGGTTGGCGCGGGGGGTGATGGCCCGGTGGCGGCTTGGAAGTTGGCCGAGGTGGGATTGTCGGTACTGATCCTGGAGGCAGGCCCCTTCCACGGCAACGAGAAGTGGCCAAATCCCCACGAGGAGCCCGGCGGCGAGGCCTCCTCCAGCGTCGAGGATCTGAGCGGCGACCTCCTCGACGAACAGTTCACCACCCGCGAGTTCGAGATGATCAACAACCTCGTCTTCGGGCCGGCCGACCACGAGCGGGGGTTCTGGTTCCGGAAGTTCCCGGGAGACGGGGCGATCCTCCAGTGTGCCGGTGTCGGCGGCACCACGCTGCACTACACCGGCTGTCATCCTCGTGCGTACCCGGCGTCGATCGACGAGCAGGGCCACTGGCCCATCGACTACGCCGACCTCATCCCCTACTACAAAGAGGTCGAAGCGATGTGCGAGGTGACCCCCGCGCCCGTCACGGCGAAAGAGCAACTGTTCTTCCGGGGTGCCGAGGCCGCGGGGTGGGAGCTGATCGAGGACCTGAACGTCACCGAGGCGGGCTACCGACCCCAGCCGAACGCGATCAGACAGCCGGACCCGAAACTCCACGTTGACGAGGGATACGCCGGCGACTTCACCTATCCCGATGTCGAGGGCGACACGCTCGCGCTCGGCAACATCGCCGGCAACCCTCACCCGCGGGGCGCACCGTTCGAGGAGAAGGCCAAACGCGCGAGCAACGTCAGCTTCGTTCCGCCAGCTCTCGAGACGGGTAATGTGACCGTTCGGCCCAACGCTTTCGTGACCGATGTCACGACCGAGACTGCCCTCGGCGACTCCCCGACCGTGACCGGCGTCGAGTTCCGCGACACGTGGTCCGGAACCACCGAAACCGTCGACGCCGAAGTCGTGATTCTTGCGGCGGGCGCGATCGAGACGCCGCGGCTCTGGCTCAACTCCGACCTCCCGGCGAACGACTGGGTCGGCCGCGGCCTGACCATCCACTTCGGGGACAACATCATGGGCCTGTGGGACGCCGACGACCTCACGGAGCCGCTGGGAAAGGAGACAATCGACCAGCACGAAGGCCAGGACATCGCGGCACGCTTCGATTATCCAGGTGTGGGTATGCTCCAGACCATCGGGACCGCGCCGGGGATTGGAGCGATTTTGGGCTTCGGCGCCAGCGCCTCGGGGTTCGCCTTCCAGAACGATCCCGCCGAGGCCCCCTGGGACACGATGGGGCGGCTCAGGGGTGCCGAACTGAAGCGTCTCCTCTCGGACTACCGTCGGATGCTCCAGGTGCTCGTCGTGACCGACGACCGCCCCCACAAGCGCAACGGCATCTCGGTCGCGCCCGGAATCGCGGACGAACACGGACCGATCCCGATCGTGAACTACGAGCCGAGCGAGGGCGACCGGCGCCGCCGGGACGAACTCGCCGAGATCGCCGCCGAGATTCTCCGAGAGGCCGGCGCTTCCCACGTCCACCGCTCGGACTCCCCGCCGACCGCTCTCCACGTCCACAGCACGATGCGGATGGGACAAGTCGTCGACGAGGCCTGCGAGGCCTACGACGTCGACCGGCTGTTCGTCGCCGACCATTCTGCGCTCGCCAACGGCGTCGGGGGCGCAAACCCGACCAACACGGGGCAGGCCCTCGCTGCCCGGACGGCCGACGAGATCAACAAACGGTACTTTCAGTGA